AAATGGCTGCGGCGCACCAGCTTGCGGCGCTGGCGCTCCTCCGCGGCGATGCGCTTGACCTTCTTCGAACGCGCCGTCTCGTCGAGGCGCTTCTCGTGATACCATTCCCGGAAGAAGCCGACGCCGAACACCCCGCCCACCGCGATATGGGTGGAGGAGACCGGCAGGCCGAGCCAGCTCGCCACGATCACCGTCACCGCCGCCGACAGCGCCACGCAGAAGGCGCGCATCGGGTTGAGCTTGGTGATCTGGCTGCCGACCATGCGGATGAGCTTGGGACCGAAGAGGATGAGGCCAAAGGAAATGCCGAAGGCGCCGAGCACCATGACCCAGTGCGGGATGGTCACGCTGCCCGCGAAGCTGCCATAGGCATTCGCGTGCACGATGGCCGCCAGCGGCCCGACCGCGTTGGCCACGTCATTGGCGCCGTGGGCAAAGGACAGGAGCGCGGCGGAAATCACCAGCGGCAGGCCGAACAGCGCCTTGAGCGACCTGTTGCGGTTCTCGAGGCCGCGGGACTGGCGGCGCACCAGCGGGGCCGAGCCGATATAGCAGACCGCCCCCACGCCGAGCCCGATGAGCGCGGCGAGCGACAGGTCCACCGTGAGGATCCGGTTCAGCCCCTTCACCGCGAGATAGGTCGTGAACGTGCCCATCATGATCCCGATCAGCACCGGCACCCAGCGGCGCGCCGCCGCGATCTTGTCCGCCTGATAGATGATCCGCGCCTTGATGAACCACAGGAAGCCCGCCGCGATGATCCCGCCCAGCAGCGGCGAGACGACCCAGCTCAGGGCGATCGTGCCCATCGAGCCCCAGTTCACCGAGGCGAAGCCCGCCGCCGCGATGCCCGCGCCCATCACCCCGCCGACCACCGAATGCGTGGTGGAGACCGGCGCGCCGATCCAGGTCGCGAGGTTGACCCAGAGGGCCGAGGACAGCAGCGCCGCCATCATCGCCCAGATGAAGACGCGCGTATCCGCCACGGCCGCCGGGTCGATGATGCCCTTGGAGATGGTGGAAACCACATCGCCCCCCGCAAGGAGTGCCCCCGCGCTTTCGCAGAGGGCCGCGATGACGATGGCGCCGCCCATGGTGAGCGCGTTCGCCCCGACCGCGGGGCCCATGTTGTTGGCGACGTCGTTGGCGCCGATGTTGAGCGCCATGTAGGCGCCGAGTGCGGCCGCCGCGACCACCGGGGCCGATCCCGACTGCCCGCCGAAGAGCACCGCCGCCGCGAGCCCCGCCACGATGATGAAGGCGAGCGCCACCCCGAGCCCCACGAGGGGCCGGGAAATGTAGATCGTCGCGTGTTCGACCTGGCTGATGCGGTTGAGGTCCTTGTCGAGTGTGGTCCACTCTTTTCCGGGCTGGTCGGTCATCTCGGATCCTTCGCCTTCGGGGCGACTGTCATGAAAGGTTCACGGGCGGCGCAGCGCTAACCCGCTGCGGCCCCGTTTTCAAGCTTTTCCTGAGATGCCCTCTGCGGGATCCGCATGGACTCAGAACGCGCGCAACAGGTCCCTGAGTTCCGGCTCGTCCACCAGTTCGGCCGCCTGCGCCGGCGCCATCCAGCAGCGGCGGCGCTGCGCCGCCTCGGGGAAAGCGTCTTCCAGGCGCGCGACCTTGACGGAATAGACCGTCGCCTCGACCGGCGCGGGCACGCCGCTGTCGAGCTTCTTGACGTAATGATAGCGGCCGACCGGCCGCGGCGTGACCTTCGCCGCGCGAACGCCCGCTTCCTCCCAGGCTTCCTGCGCGGCGGTGCCCGGCCCGTCGAGCCCGTCGATCGGCCAGCCTTTCGGGAGGATCCAGCGCCCGCTGTCGCGCGAGGTGACGAGGAGCACCTCCTTGCCGCGCTTGCCCTTGCGCCAGCAGAGAGCAGCCGCCTGGACCCGGTCCGGGCGGCGCAGGATCGGGTCGATCACGCCTTCCCACGCATTTTTCAACAGAGTAACCATGTGAAACCGAATGTGCCTGTTCTTGTGATTGTTGTATATACATACGATAGACCCCCGCCGGTTTCAAGCATTCTCCCCGGAGGCCGCCCTCCCGATTGTTCGCACAAACGACCTGTTTGCCTTTGCGGCTTGCGTCCTCCGCCTCCTGCGGTATCACCGGGACGAAGGCCGCGCATGCCCTTCGGCTGCGCTCCGGCCTTCGTCCGGTTTCGCGCTGAACAAGGAGACTTCGCATGACACAGGCTCGCATCGGACTCGTCGGACTGGGCGTCATGGGGGCCAACCTGTCGCTCAACATCGCGGAAAAGGGCTTTCCCGTCGCGGTCTACAACCGGACGCACAGCGTGACCGACGCCTTCATCGCCTCCGCCGGCGCCCTGGCAGAGCGCGTGATCCCGACGAAAAGCTATGAGGATCTCGTCGCGTCCCTCGCCCGCCCGCGCGCGATCATCCTCCTCGTCAAGGCCGGCGCGCCCGTCGATGCGGTGATCGCCGATCTCGAGCCGCTGCTCGAGGAGGGCGACATGATCATCGACGCGGGCAATGCCGATTTCCACGACACGCGGCGCCGGGAAGCCGCGCTGCGCGCGCAGGGGCTCAACTTCTTCGGCATGGGCATCTCCGGCGGGGAAGAGGGCGCGCGGCATGGCCCCTCGATCATGGTCGGCGGCGATCCCGCGAGCTACGCCGCGATCCGCGACATCCTCGAGGCCATCGCCGCCAGGCACGACGGCGTGCCCTGCGCGGCGCATTTCGGACCCGACGGCGCCGGCCATTTCGTCAAGACGGTGCACAACGGCATCGAATATGCCGACATGCAGATGATCGCCGAAATCTACGGCATCCTGCGCGACGGGGCAGGGCGCTCGCCGGCGCAGATCGGCCACCTCTTCGAAGGCTGGGACAAGGGCCCGCTCAAATCCTATCTCGTGGAGATCACCGGGCGCGTGCTCCAGACCACCGACCCGGAGACCGACCTGCCCATGGTCGAGATGATCGTCGACAGCGCCGGGCAGAAGGGCACCGGGCGCTGGACCGCGATCGAGGCGATCAGGCTCGGCCAGTCGCCCTCCGCGATCGAGGCCGCCGTCGCCGCCCGCGCCTGGTCGTCCGAACGCGACACCCGCGCCGCCGGCGCCGCGCTGTTCGGGGACCTGCCCGCCGAGGCCGGCACCGTGCCGCCGGAGGAGGATCTCGAACAGGCGCTCCTCGCCGCGAAGCTCATCGCCTACGACCAGGGCTTCGGCATCCTCGCCGCCGCCTCGGAGGCCTTCGACTGGGGGATCGACCTCGCCACCGCCGCCGAGGTCTGGCGGGAAGGCTGCATCATCCGCTCTGCCCTGCTCGACGACATGGCGGGCGCGATCCGCGAGGGCCTGCCGCAGGGCCGGCTCATCTTCGCCCCGCGCTTCGCCGGGCTGATGCGCGCGGGGGCGGTGGCGCTGCGCCGTGTCGTCGCCTATGGCGCCTGTGCCGGGCTGCCGCTCCCGGCGCTGGCGAATGCGCTCGCCTATTTCGACACGATGCGGCAGGCGCGCGGCACCACCGACCTCGTGCAGGCGCAGCGCGACTTCTTCGGCGCGCATGGCTTCGACCGCGTCGATGGCGGCACCAACCGGCACGGCCCCTGGGCCGGTCCGGTCTCCCACAGCTGACCGCCCCCCGATCCCGTCGCCCCCTTGTCGCGCGGCGGGGTTTGTGCTCTTGAAGGGGCGGTAACCTCCTCCGGAGCCGGCGGGCATGAGTTTCGTCATCTTCATTAACGGGCTGGTCATGGTCGCCTTCGCCGTGCTCATGGGCGGGGTCGCGGTCGGCTTTCCCGCCACCGCCCCCGTCTTCGAAGAGCCGGGCTTCCTGTTCGGCTTCCTGGGCGGCGCGCTCGTGCTGGCCGCGACGCCGCGGGCGGAACACCTGCGGCCGCTCCACACCTTCCTGCTGACCTCCTCCGTCTGGATGACCGCGGCGATCTGCGGCGCCGGCCCGCTCTATTTCTACGGCCTGCCGCTGACCGACGCCTTCTTCGAGGCGATGTCGGGCATCACCACGACCGGCTCCACCGTCATGACCGGGCTCGACCGGGTGCCCCACGGCGTCATCCTGTGGCGCGCCATCCTTCAGGCGGTGGGCGGCGTCGGCTTCATCGTGACCGGCATCGCGCTCCTGCCGATCCTCAAGGTCGGCGGGATGCAGCTTTTCCGGTCCGAAAGCTCGGAAACCGGCGAACGGGAACTGCGCAACGCCACCATGTTCGCCTCCGCTACGCTCCAGATCTACTTCGCGCTGATCTTCCTCTGCGGGCTGCTCTACCTGCTCGGGGGCATGTCGCCCTTCGACGCGGCGACCCATGCGATGACGACGCTCTCCACCGGCGGCTATTCGGGCTACGACGCGTCCTTCGGCCATTTCACCAGCCCCTTTCTGCAATGGGTCTGCACCCTGTTTATGCTCGCCGGCGCGCTGCCCTTCTCCTGGTATATCCGGGGGATACGCCGCCGCGTCTGGCAGTCCGAACAGGTGGTGGCGATGCTCCGCTCGCTCGGCGTCACGATCCTCGTGCTCACCCTCTGGCTCATCCTGCGGCAGGAGCGCGCGCCGTTCGAGGCGCTGCGCCTCGTCGCCTTCAACGTCGTCTCGGTCGTCACCACCACGGGCTATGCCACGACCGACTACACGCTCTGGGGCCCCTTCGCCGTCGCCACCTTCGTCGTGCTGACGGCGGTGGGCGGCTCGACCGGATCGACCGCGGGCGGGGCGAAGGCGATGCGCTGGCTCGTCGCCGGCCGCGCCATGATCGCGCAGATCCGCCAGAGCCACGCACCCCACCGCGTCACCTTCGTCAAGTACCAGGGCCGCCGAGTGGACCCCGACGCGCTCTCCGGCGTGATCTCCTTCTTCGTGCTCTTCGCGGCCACCTTCGGCGTGCTCGCCTCGCTCCTGAGCTTCCTCGGGCTCGACATGGAGACCGCCACCTCGGGCGCGCTCACCGCGCTCGCGAATGTCGGGCCGGGGGTGGGCGACATCATCGGCCCGGCGGGAAATTTCGCGACGCTCGACACCGCGCCGAAACTCGTCCTGATCTTCGGCATGTATGTCGGCCGGCTGGAGATGGCGACGGTCTACGCGCTCCTCGCGCCGCTGTTCTGGCGCGAACTCGTGGCGTCGCGGTGACGGGTGAACATCCTGTCACGAACCGGGGCAAAAGGTGAACCGCCCGTCACATGCCGCAGCGGCGGCTGTCACACTCCTGAACGAAACCTTTCGCCTCACGTCCCGCGCGGCTTTGCCCGGAGCGTCGGATCGGCCGCCGTCGGATCCTCGGGCCAGGGATGTTTCGGATAGCGCCCGCGCATCTCCTTGCGCACATCGGCATAGGAGGTCTTCCAGAAATTCGGCAGGTCCATCGTGACCTGCACCGGGCGATGGCCGGGGGAGGTGAGCACGACCTTCAGCGGCACGCGGTTCGGGCCGACGGTCGGATGGACGGTGGTGCCGAAGAACTCCTGCAACCGCCCCGTCACTTCCGGGTCGGCGCCCGAATAGTCGATCGGCAGCTTCCGCCCCACCGGGCTTTCGAACTGCGCCGGCACCTCCCGGTCGAGCCGCTGCATCCGGTCCCAGTCGAGCATCGCCCGCAGCGCCCCGGTGATGTCGAGCGCGCGCAGCTGCGCCTCTGTCCGCGCGCCCCCGAGGTAGGGCAGGAGCCAGTCCTCGAGAGTGTCGAGCAGCACCTCCTCGCGCATGTCGGGATACCCCTCTCCCATCAGGCGCACCCGCGCCGCGAACCGCCGGGCGGCATCGCTCCAGGGCAGGCCGATCTGCCGCAGCCCCTCGAGCGCGCCGCGCGCCATCGCCTCCGCCGGCGCGTCCTTCCACTGACGGTCGTCGAGCACCAGCGCGCCGAACATCTCCTGCCGCCGCGCCACGACGCGCTTTTCGCGCCTGTCCCAGCGACAGATTTCGTGCCAGGCGATCTGCGCGCCGAAGAGCCCGCGCAGCTCCGCCTCGCTGATCTCGACCGCCTGCCGGATCCGCGCCTCCCGCGGCGCCCCGTCCGTGTCGGTCACGACGATGAGCCGCGCGCCCGCGAGCGCATCCTCCTCCGCCATCACCGCGCCCTTGCCGCCGGAGAGCACATAGCGCGGCTGGTCGCCCCTGCGCCTGAGCCCGACCCGGTCGGGATAGGCCAGCGCCGCCATTTCCCCGAGGCTCATCGGCGGCGCCTCGCGAAGCCCCTGCCGCAGCCGCTTCGCCTCCTGCTTCACCCGCGCGATCACCCCGCGATCCGCATTCCCCGGCTCCCGCAGCGCCCGCATCCGCAGCGACAGATCCACGCCCGCACCGCGCAGGGGATCGCGTTCGTTCAAGAGCGCGGCCAGTTCTGCCGCCTGAATCCCGGCAATTTGCAGCATATGTGCAAGCCGCGGATGGAGCGGAAGACCCGCGAGCGCCTTGCCATGCGCCGTGATCCGGCCCTCGCGATCGAGCGCGCCGAGACCTTCGAGCAGCGCCCGCGCCTCCGAAAGCGGACCCGCGGGCGGCGGTGTCAGAAAGGACAGCTCCGCCTCCGACGCGCCCCAGAGCGCCAGTTCGAGCGCGAGGCCGGTCAGGTCCGCCGTCTCGATCTCCGCCGGCGCGAAGGCGGGCAGGGCGCCCTCCTCGCCCTTCGTCCAGAGCCGGTAGCACACCCCCTCGGCGACGCGCCCGGCGCGCCCGCGCCGCTGTTCCGCCTCGGCCCTGGAGACGCGCTCGGTCACGAGGCGCGACATGCCGGAGCCCGGATCGAACCGCGCCCGCCGCGCCCGGCCCCCATCGACCACGATCCGCACGTCCTCGATGGTCAGCGAGGTCTCCGCGATGGCGGTGGCGAGCACGACCTTGCGCCCCGTCGCCGCGGGCGCGATGGCCGCCCGCTGCTCGGCAAAGGGCATCGCGCCGAACAGCGGCCGGATCGCGCAGTCCTCCGGCACACGCCCGCGCAACAGCGCCTCGACCCGCCGGATCTCCCCCTCGCCGGGAAGGAAGACGAGCGCCGATCCCGGCTCCGCCCGCACCGCCTCCGCCACCAGATCCGCGACGGCCTCCTCGAAGCGCCGCGCCTTCGCGACCGGCGTCTCGCGCCAGCGGGTCTCCACCGGATAGGCGCGGCCTTCGGACCGCAGGACGGGCGCATCGTCGAGCAGGGCCGCGACGGGCCCGGCATCGAGCGTCGCGGACATCACCACCAGCGCCAGATCCTCGCGCAGCGCCTGCCGCGCCTCGATGGCGAGCGCGAGGCCGAGATCGGCGTTGAGGCTGCGTTCGTGGAATTCGTCAAAGATCAGCGCCCCGATTCCGGTCAGTTCCGGGTCGGATTGCAGCATTCGTGTCAGTATGCCCTCGGTCACCACCTCGATGCGCGTCGCCGTCCCGACCTTCGCCTCGCCGCGCATCCGGTAGCCGACGGTCTCCCCCGCGCGCTCCCCGAGCGTCTCCGCCATCCGCTCTGCCGCCGACCGCGCGGCAAGGCGGCGCGGTTCGAGCATGACGATCCGTCCGCTCACCGCGGGCAGCAGCGCCAGCGGCACGCGCGTCGTCTTCCCCGCCCCCGGCGGGGCCACGAGCACCGCCCGGCCCTCCGCCCGCACGGCGGCGACCAGCTCTTCCAACACCTCGTCGATCGGCAGCCTGTCCATGCCGCCCTTATCGGCCATCGCGCCGCGGGAGGAAAGCGCCGTCTCGCGCCGCCGGGACATCCCGCCTCACTGGACAGCCGGCCGCGAAACGTGCAAGTCAGAGGCCGACGAGATGAGCAGAGAGGCCCGTCATGGAGATCACGGAGCTTGCCCGGCAGGTCATCGCCGGCAATCGCCGCGCGCTCGCCCGCGCGATCACCCTTGTGGAAAGCGTCCGGTCCGACCACCGCGAACAGGCCACCGCGCTCATGGAGGAGATCGGCAGATCGGGGCGCCAGGCCCTCCGCCTCGGGCTGTCGGGAACGCCCGGCGTGGGCAAGTCGACCTTCATCGAAAGTTTCGGCATGATGCTCATCCGCGAGGGGCTGAAGGTGGCGGTGCTCGCCGTCGATCCCTCCTCCTCGCGCTCCGGCGGGTCCATCCTGGGCGACAAGACCCGGATGGAGTATCTGTCGCGGGAAAAGAATGCCTTCATCCGGCCCTCGCCCTCGCGCTCCGAACTCGGCGGCGTCGCCCGGCGCACGCGGGAGGCGGTGGCGCTCTGCGAGGCGGCGGGATACGATCTCATCCTGATCGAGACGGTGGGCGTCGGCCAGTCGGAGACCGTCGTGGCCGAAATGTCGGACGTCTTCCTGCTGCTGCTCGCGCCCGCGGGCGGCGACGAGTTGCAGGGCGTGAAGCGCGGGATCATGGAAATGGCCGACA
The nucleotide sequence above comes from Celeribacter indicus. Encoded proteins:
- the meaB gene encoding methylmalonyl Co-A mutase-associated GTPase MeaB, with protein sequence MEITELARQVIAGNRRALARAITLVESVRSDHREQATALMEEIGRSGRQALRLGLSGTPGVGKSTFIESFGMMLIREGLKVAVLAVDPSSSRSGGSILGDKTRMEYLSREKNAFIRPSPSRSELGGVARRTREAVALCEAAGYDLILIETVGVGQSETVVAEMSDVFLLLLAPAGGDELQGVKRGIMEMADIILVNKADGDLKAAAQRTRADYAGALRLLRKRPQDPEGFPKAMTVSALEEKGLATAWQEMQALVAWRRENGFFDRRRAEQAEYWFGQEIRYGLLGQLEREPYKSLIGTLAAKVAAGESTPGNAAAEVLRALRQDAG
- the gndA gene encoding NADP-dependent phosphogluconate dehydrogenase, producing MTQARIGLVGLGVMGANLSLNIAEKGFPVAVYNRTHSVTDAFIASAGALAERVIPTKSYEDLVASLARPRAIILLVKAGAPVDAVIADLEPLLEEGDMIIDAGNADFHDTRRREAALRAQGLNFFGMGISGGEEGARHGPSIMVGGDPASYAAIRDILEAIAARHDGVPCAAHFGPDGAGHFVKTVHNGIEYADMQMIAEIYGILRDGAGRSPAQIGHLFEGWDKGPLKSYLVEITGRVLQTTDPETDLPMVEMIVDSAGQKGTGRWTAIEAIRLGQSPSAIEAAVAARAWSSERDTRAAGAALFGDLPAEAGTVPPEEDLEQALLAAKLIAYDQGFGILAAASEAFDWGIDLATAAEVWREGCIIRSALLDDMAGAIREGLPQGRLIFAPRFAGLMRAGAVALRRVVAYGACAGLPLPALANALAYFDTMRQARGTTDLVQAQRDFFGAHGFDRVDGGTNRHGPWAGPVSHS
- a CDS encoding inorganic phosphate transporter, translating into MTDQPGKEWTTLDKDLNRISQVEHATIYISRPLVGLGVALAFIIVAGLAAAVLFGGQSGSAPVVAAAALGAYMALNIGANDVANNMGPAVGANALTMGGAIVIAALCESAGALLAGGDVVSTISKGIIDPAAVADTRVFIWAMMAALLSSALWVNLATWIGAPVSTTHSVVGGVMGAGIAAAGFASVNWGSMGTIALSWVVSPLLGGIIAAGFLWFIKARIIYQADKIAAARRWVPVLIGIMMGTFTTYLAVKGLNRILTVDLSLAALIGLGVGAVCYIGSAPLVRRQSRGLENRNRSLKALFGLPLVISAALLSFAHGANDVANAVGPLAAIVHANAYGSFAGSVTIPHWVMVLGAFGISFGLILFGPKLIRMVGSQITKLNPMRAFCVALSAAVTVIVASWLGLPVSSTHIAVGGVFGVGFFREWYHEKRLDETARSKKVKRIAAEERQRRKLVRRSHFMTIVAAWVITVPAAALMSAALFWLLSHLL
- the hrpB gene encoding ATP-dependent helicase HrpB, whose translation is MDRLPIDEVLEELVAAVRAEGRAVLVAPPGAGKTTRVPLALLPAVSGRIVMLEPRRLAARSAAERMAETLGERAGETVGYRMRGEAKVGTATRIEVVTEGILTRMLQSDPELTGIGALIFDEFHERSLNADLGLALAIEARQALREDLALVVMSATLDAGPVAALLDDAPVLRSEGRAYPVETRWRETPVAKARRFEEAVADLVAEAVRAEPGSALVFLPGEGEIRRVEALLRGRVPEDCAIRPLFGAMPFAEQRAAIAPAATGRKVVLATAIAETSLTIEDVRIVVDGGRARRARFDPGSGMSRLVTERVSRAEAEQRRGRAGRVAEGVCYRLWTKGEEGALPAFAPAEIETADLTGLALELALWGASEAELSFLTPPPAGPLSEARALLEGLGALDREGRITAHGKALAGLPLHPRLAHMLQIAGIQAAELAALLNERDPLRGAGVDLSLRMRALREPGNADRGVIARVKQEAKRLRQGLREAPPMSLGEMAALAYPDRVGLRRRGDQPRYVLSGGKGAVMAEEDALAGARLIVVTDTDGAPREARIRQAVEISEAELRGLFGAQIAWHEICRWDRREKRVVARRQEMFGALVLDDRQWKDAPAEAMARGALEGLRQIGLPWSDAARRFAARVRLMGEGYPDMREEVLLDTLEDWLLPYLGGARTEAQLRALDITGALRAMLDWDRMQRLDREVPAQFESPVGRKLPIDYSGADPEVTGRLQEFFGTTVHPTVGPNRVPLKVVLTSPGHRPVQVTMDLPNFWKTSYADVRKEMRGRYPKHPWPEDPTAADPTLRAKPRGT
- a CDS encoding NUDIX hydrolase is translated as MVTLLKNAWEGVIDPILRRPDRVQAAALCWRKGKRGKEVLLVTSRDSGRWILPKGWPIDGLDGPGTAAQEAWEEAGVRAAKVTPRPVGRYHYVKKLDSGVPAPVEATVYSVKVARLEDAFPEAAQRRRCWMAPAQAAELVDEPELRDLLRAF
- a CDS encoding TrkH family potassium uptake protein, with amino-acid sequence MSFVIFINGLVMVAFAVLMGGVAVGFPATAPVFEEPGFLFGFLGGALVLAATPRAEHLRPLHTFLLTSSVWMTAAICGAGPLYFYGLPLTDAFFEAMSGITTTGSTVMTGLDRVPHGVILWRAILQAVGGVGFIVTGIALLPILKVGGMQLFRSESSETGERELRNATMFASATLQIYFALIFLCGLLYLLGGMSPFDAATHAMTTLSTGGYSGYDASFGHFTSPFLQWVCTLFMLAGALPFSWYIRGIRRRVWQSEQVVAMLRSLGVTILVLTLWLILRQERAPFEALRLVAFNVVSVVTTTGYATTDYTLWGPFAVATFVVLTAVGGSTGSTAGGAKAMRWLVAGRAMIAQIRQSHAPHRVTFVKYQGRRVDPDALSGVISFFVLFAATFGVLASLLSFLGLDMETATSGALTALANVGPGVGDIIGPAGNFATLDTAPKLVLIFGMYVGRLEMATVYALLAPLFWRELVASR